From one Plectropomus leopardus isolate mb chromosome 8, YSFRI_Pleo_2.0, whole genome shotgun sequence genomic stretch:
- the LOC121946752 gene encoding zinc finger and BTB domain-containing protein 39, whose protein sequence is MRIRLQGPSHAASLLAELNSCRQSRRYCDVFLQVGNRTFAAHRAVLACAGTYFRNLFARAPSSSTAAFSLEFISPANFEKVLTFVYTGEILTDLIDVGVLYELAERLGVSELVRACHATFPDLQTSANCKAGSPGDVTLDSSMAAAAAAAAASTAAASASSVCSSAASCSSMSSPAGPSAAPTPAAAPSPLFQPRTARSSRDAHTMSMSLDLKTEDMQSHIGYGQMAADHQLSGGRGLLTSSQSDGVLPAGPALQLKTELEDEETEGSCEDRDSNGRMVSESAGSSLPQSSNVAPSDSCSFPDSSAQLGAEACDPTSSSGEPLGSLQVESVEGGVVDVQRDGRLMFAEVEAGENEEEREALKENGAIEGTEEEQWRQLAGEIIELSDEENFMEEGDEEEDEDDLVYVENGDGGSSSSQVTGNTLTCKACAAPLPADPAAIRRHAETHVTELGLCRVCGASFPDRAAGVAHSLSHVGLQLFTCDMCHSQFCSQNKLLRHHHHTASSYTIPQGALTSGSQGPSAELQCAVCNKTLSKDFQTVRDHLLSHVCPQSLSCGVCHLPQLSLCSLLWHALSHLSLPVFTCPHCARCFVERSLLDRHMTVHAEEAAAKERERSALRAFRAGADGVGGGAVAGVEELHCFLCPQTFRSSSAFQYHLSLHTTESLGAAGGVGGQGWLGKRKADQALDCPSSSSPREVGSLVKMSNLGLGLGMSFNIPDKFFQGSMHSLPSGVLTNGISGQDGGVGAAGVRGKWYRCRYCGKRFAHSGEFTYHLRIHTGEKPYQCKVCLRFFRGRSTMICHLKTHAGALMYRCTVCGLYFSTLKLVSSHMELHKDHLPPDFNIEQTFMYNDHSKEPLPAVDA, encoded by the exons atgagGATCCGGCTGCAGGGTCCCAGCCACGCCGCCAGCCTCCTCGCTGAGCTCAACAGCTGCCGCCAGTCACGACGATACTGCGATGTGTTCCTGCAAGTGGGCAACCGCACCTTCGCAGCGCACCGTGCAGTTTTGGCCTGCGCTGGGACGTACTTCCGTAACCTCTTCGCCCGCGCGCCGTCCTCGTCCACCGCCGCCTTCTCTTTGGAGTTCATCTCCCCGGCCAACTTCGAGAAGGTGCTGACGTTCGTCTACACGGGGGAGATCTTGACTGACCTCATCGATGTCGGGGTGCTGTACGAGCTGGCGGAGAGGCTGGGCGTTAGTGAACTGGTCAGGGCTTGTCACGCCACCTTCCCCGACCTGCAGacttctgcaaattgcaaagcAGGAAGTCCAGGAGACGTCACGCTGGACTCTAGCAtggcggctgctgctgctgctgctgcggcgtCCACGGCGGCGGCTTCTGCTTCGTCTGTTTGTTCCTCCGCCGCCTCCTGCTCGTCTATGTCCTCGCCAGCTGGTCCGTCCGCTGCCCCGACCCCTGCTGCCGCTCCCTCGCCTCTCTTCCAACCCAGGACAGCCAGGAGCAGCCGTGACGCTCACACTATGTCTATGTCTCTGGACTTGAAGACGGAGGACATGCAGTCTCACATCGGCTACGGGCAGATGGCGGCAGATCATCAGCTATCAGGCGGACGCGGTCTCCTGACCAGCAGCCAGAGTGACGGCGTGCTGCCTGCGGGGCCGGCGCTCCAGCTGAAGACTGAGCTGGAGGACGAGGAGACTGAGGGAAGCTGTGAGGACAGAGACTCAAATGGACGAATGGTTTCTGAGAGCGCCGGAAGCTCTCTGCCGCAGAGCAGCAACGTCGCACCGTCTGACTCCTGCTCCTTCCCCGACTCCTCGGCTCAGCTCGGAGCTGAGGCGTGTGACCCGACGTCGTCCTCAGGAGAGCCTCTGGGCAGCCTGCAGGTGGAGTCAGTGGAAGGCGGCGTGGTGGACGTCCAGAGGGACGGCAGGCTGATGTTTGCAGAGGTGGAAGCGGGTGAgaatgaggaggagagggaggcgCTGAAAGAGAATGGAGCAATAGAGGGAACGGAGGAGGAGCAGTGGAGACAGCTGGCAGGGGAGATCATCGAGCTGAGCGACGAGGAGAACTTCATGGAGGAGGGAGAcgaagaggaggacgaggacgacCTCGTGTACGTGGAGAACGGAGATGGAGGGAGCTCAAGCAGTCAG GTGACGGGGAACACGCTGACATGTAAAGCGTGCGCGGCGCCTCTGCCAGCAGACCCGGCTGCCATCAGAAGACACGCTGAGACACACGTGACGGAGCTGGGGCTCTGCAGAGTGTGCGGAGCCTCGTTCCCGGACCGCGCCGCCGGGGTCGCTCACTCCCTCTCCCACGTCGGGCTGCAGCTCTTCACCTGCGACATGTGTCACTCGCAGTTCTGCAGCCAAAACAAACTGCTGCGGCACCACCACCACACGGCCTCCAGTTACACGATACCACAGGGGGCGCTGACGAGCGGCAGCCAGGGGCCGAGCGCCGAGCTGCAGTGTGCCGTCTGCAACAAAACCCTCAGCAAGGACTTCCAG ACGGTCAGAGACCACCTGCTGAGCCACGTGTGTCCTCAGAGCCTCAGCTGCGGCGTGTGTCACCTCCCCCAGCTCTCCCTGTGCTCCCTGCTGTGGCACGCCCTCTCCCACCTCTCTCTGCCCGTCTTCACCTGCCCGCACTGCGCCCGCTGCTTCGTAGAGCGCTCCCTGCTGGACAGACACATGACCGTACACGCCGAGGAGGCGGCGGCGAAGGAGAGGGAGCGCTCGGCGCTGAGGGCTTTCAGAGCCGGGGCGGACGGAGTCGGAGGAGGTGCTGTTGCAGGAGTGGAGGAGCTGCATTGCTTCCTGTGCCCGCAGACTTTCCGCTCCTCCTCCGCCTTTCAGTACCACCTCAGCCTGCACACCACCGAGTCCCTGGGGGCCGCCGGAGGGGTCGGGGGCCAAGGCTGGTTGGGCAAACGTAAGGCTGACCAGGCTCTGGATTGCCCGTCTTCCTCCTCGCCACGGGAGGTCGGCAGCCTCGTCAAAATGAGCAACCTGGGTTTGGGGCTCGGGATGAGCTTCAACATACCTGATAAGTTTTTTCAAGGGTCGATGCACAGCCTGCCCTCCGGCGTCCTCACCAACGGGATCTCAGGGCAGGACGGTGGAGTCGGAGCGGCGGGCGTCCGTGGGAAGTGGTACCGATGTCGGTACTGCGGTAAACGCTTCGCCCACTCCGGGGAGTTCACCTACCACCTGCGCATCCACACCGGGGAGAAACCGTACCAGTGCAAAGTCTGCCTTCGCTTCTTCCGAGGCCGCTCCACCATGATCTGCCACCTGAAGACGCACGCCGGCGCCCTCATGTACCGCTGCACCGTCTGCGGACTTTACTTCTCCACGCTGAAGCTGGTGTCGTCGCACATGGAGCTCCACAAGGACCACCTGCCCCCGGACTTCAACATCGAGCAGACCTTCATGTACAATGATCACTCTAAAGAGCCGCTGCCCGCGGTGGACGCCTGA